The DNA region CCACTTTCGGCCGTCCTGACGCCGGTCGGCGCGCTCGCGTCCGTGGCCGTGCCGTCAGCCCTTGCCGGGTGCCCGGGTTCCCTGCGGCTCGCTGCTGCAGCCGCCCTTGCGGCAGTCCGCGTTCGAGCAGGACATGGCCCTCCCCCTCTCCTGCCGTCGAAGGAACGTCACGCGGCGGGACCGCACCCGGGCCGCACTGACCGTCTGCCCACCGACGGCCACACATTCCTCACAGTTTTCCTCCACTCTCATCAGCGCTCGTCCGCGCTCATCCCCGCTCATCCCCTGCTCATCCGCCCCGAACGTCCGGCTCGCACCCGCCGCGCCCGCCCGCCCTGCCCGCAGCCGTGCCCGCGGATTCTGCCGGATTCTGCCGGTGCCCGGCGGCGGACGGGATACCGGGCGGACCCCGTGCCCGGCGGTGACCATGAGCGGCGCTGGCCCCGCCTCACGGGAACAGCACGCAGCACCGCAGACAGCGACAGCAGACAGCGAAGGAGTAGGTGTGCGCATCGAAACCCGACGCCGACGCGGCCTGGCCCGCATCGGCGTGGTCATGGCCGCCGTCGCGGCCCTCGCCATCGCCGTGACCGCAGCGCCGGCGAACGCCGCCGCGCCCGCGGCGACCCCCGCCGGCGCGCGCAAGGCCGCCGGGACGGTCTCGCCGGCCGACGGCATCGGCAATCCGACGCTCAGATTCGCCAACGTCAACAGCGGCCTGTGCCTGGCCTACGACCCGGAGTCGCGGGGCGCGGCGCGCCAGGAGGGCTGCGGCGACGACAACACCGTCTTCTGGGAGGCCGCGAGCAACGGCAACGGCGCGTACGAGCTGATCGACCTGCACAACAACCAGTGCCTGTCCATCGCGGGCGGGTCCCGCGCCGACGGGGCGACGGTCTTCGTCTACAACTGCGCCAACACCGCCGACCAGCTCTTCACCCTGGTCCCGGAGTTCGCCGGCTACCCGGGCGCCTACGAGCTGGTGAACGTCAACAGCGGCAAGTGCGTGGCCGTCGGCGGCGCGCGCAAGGACTACGACGCCTGGGTCATCCAGTGGTCCTGCGCGCCGAGCGGCGAGTTCATGTGGCGTCCGTACTGACGTCGCCGAGCACGTTCCGGACCGAGGTCGCCGCGCACATTCCGACGACGCCCACGCGCGAGGTCGTCCGGCCGCCGGCCGGGCGGCCTCGCCCCCGTCCGCGCCCCCGTGACGGCCGTCCGCCCGTACGCCGCCCGGCCCCCGGCCGTCTGTCGGCCCGGAGCGGGCGGCGGTAGCCTGCCTCCACCGGCACCCCCGTGCGAGTCCTGGCCCCCTCGGAGGTCGCGGCGATGGAACCCGGCGCACAGCGCCACCCCGCGCAGCCCTCCGGGGCGCTGGCCCAGGCCGCGACCCGGGCGCAGACGCTGGAGGACCTGTCCGCGCTGTTACGGGACCTGCGCCGTCGGCACGCGCGCGAGCGGCGCGACAGCCCCCTGACGTACCGGGAGTTGGCGAGCAGGACCGGCTGGTCGCAGGCCGCGATCGCGGAGTACCTCACCGGCCGCACCCTGCCGCCCACCGACCGGTTCGACGCCCTGGCCGAGGTGCTGGGCGCCGGTCCGGCCGAGCGCGGCGCGCTGGCCGACGCCCGCGACCGGGTCGAGGAGAACCAGCGCAGGAGCAGGACCCGGGCCGGCCGCGCCGCGCCGCCGCCCCCTCCGGCCGGCCCCGGAACCGCGGAGCCGCCGACCCCGGCCCCCGGCCCCCGGCCACGACGGTCCCGGCCCCGGCGACTCCGGCTCCGGCTCCGGCTCCGGCTCCGGCTCCGACGTCCCGGGTCCCGACGGCCCGAGCACCCAAGGCCCCGGCCCCGGGGGTCCGACCGAACGCCCCGGCCCCGAACGCCCCGAGGGTCCGGGTCCCGACGGCCCCAACGGCCCCCGCTCCGGCGCTCCCGGTCCCGCTCCCGCGAGCACACCGGAGCGCGCCACGCACCCCGCTCCCCGCCAACTGCCCGCCGGCACCGCCCTGTTCACCGGACGGGACGAGGACGTCGCGCGCCTGCTCGCCCTGGCCGCCCACGCGCCGGCCAGGAACGTCCCGGGCGCCGTGGTGATCTCTGCCATCGACGGCATGGGCGGGGTGGGCAAGAGCGCGCTGGCCGTCCACGCCGCGCACCGGCTGGCCGAGCGCTTCCCGGACGGCCAGCTCTTCCTCGACCTGTACGGCTTCACGCAGGGGAAGGCGCCGCGCGATCCCGGCGACGCGCTGGCCGCGCTGCTGGGCGGTCTCGGCGTCCCGCCCCAGCGGATCCCCGGGGACGTCGACGCCCGCGCCGCGCTCTACCGCGACCGCCTGTCGGGCACCCGCACCCTGGTGGTCCTGGACAACGCCGCCGACGAGGACCAGGTACGCCCGCTGCTGCCCGCCGCCGGAGGCTGCCTGGTGCTGATCACCAGCCGCCGGCGCCTGACGTCCCTGGACGACGCCCTGCCGCTGTCCTTGGACGTGCTGCCGGTCGACGCGGCGGTGGCACTGCTGCGCGAGGCGTCCCGGCACGACACCGGGTCGGCCGACGAGTCCCTGTGGCACCAGGTCGCCGAGCGATGCGGACGCCTGCCGCTGGCCCTGCTGATCGCCGCCGCCCTGCTGCGCACCGGCGGCAAGGCGTGGGACCTGCGGCGGCTGCTCCACCGGCTCGCCTCGCGGCGCTCCGGCGACGAGCTGGCCGGGTACACGGTCACCGGCCGCAGCCTCGCCGCGGTGTTCGACCTGTCCTACCGGGAGCTGTCGCAGCGGCAGCGGCTGCTCTTCCGCCGCCTGGGCCTGCTGCCGGGACCGGAGATCGACGCCTACGCGGCCGCCGCCCTGCTGGACGCCGACCTGGACGAGGCCGACCTGCTGGTGCAGCAACTGTCCGACCACAGCCTGCTGCTCGGCGCGGCCCCGGGCCGCTACCGCGTGCACGACCTGATCCGGGCGCACGCCCGTACCCTGGCCGCCGCCGATCCCGAGGACCAGCGCGAGCAGGCCCGCGACCGCCTGTTCGCCTACTATCAGCACACCGCACGGCGCGCCGGCGTCCTCCTCGACCGCGTCCCGCGGCAGGGACCCGGCGGTCCCGCGCCCCGCCACGCGCCCGCCCTGCCGGACGAGCAGAGCGCGCGGACCTGGCTGCGCGTCGAGCGCGCCGGCCTGGAGGGCGCCTTCGAGCAGGCGCACGGCCGCGGCATGGGGGCGCACACCGTGGCGCTGGCCGCCGGGCTGGCCCAGATCATGGTGACGGACGGGCCGTGGGCCCGCGCGCTCGCCGTGCACGAGACGGCCGCCGGGCACCTCGGCGACCGCCGCGGCCGGGCCGGCGCGCTGACCGATCTCGGCCGCGTGCGGCGTCTGACCGGGGACGCCTCCGGCGCGGCCGACGCGCTCGGCCTGGCGCTGCGGCTGCACGCCGAGGTGGACGAACCCCTGGGCCGGGCGGGCGCGTTGGTCGAACTCGTGCGCGTGCGGCACCTCACCGGCGACTACGCCGGCGCGGGCGAGGCGCTCGCGCAGGCCCTCCGGCTCTACCGCGGCCTGGGCAACCGGCACGGACAGGCCACCGTGTTCGCCGAGCTGGGGCGGGTGCGGTATCTGACCGGGGAGTTCACCGGCGCGGCCGACGCGCTCACGCGGTCGCTCGGGCTCTACCGCGAGCTCGGCAACCGCCAGGGGCAGGCCACCGCCTTGTCCGAACTGGGGCGCGTGCACTCCTTCGTCGGGGACCTCGCCGCGGCCGCCGACGCCCTCGCCCGGGCCCTGGAGCTCAACCGCGAGCTGGGCAACCGCCAGGGTCAGGCGACCGCCCTGACCGACCTGGGCGCGGTGCGGCGGCTGGCCGGCGACCACACGGGCGCCGCCGACGCACTCGCCCAGGCTCTCCAGCTCTACCGCGACTTGGGCCACCGGCACGGCCAGGCCCTCGCCCTGGCCGAGTCGGGCGTGGTGCGGCGGCTGGCCGGCGACCACACGGGCGCCGCCGACGCGCTCACCCGGGCCCTCCGGCTCTACCGCGAGCTGGGCCACCGCGGCGACGAGGCCTGGGCGCTCAACCACTACGGCACACTGCTCCTCGCCATGGGCGACCGGCCCCGGGCCCTCGCGCTGCACCTGCGGGCCCTGGCCGTGCACCGTGAGTTGAGCAAGCACGACGACGAGGCCGTCTCCCTCGAAGGCATCGCCGAGTGCCACCTCGACGCCGGCGACACCGTCCACGGCGCCGACCGTCTGCGTCAGGCGCTGGAGATCTACCGGCGCCTCGGCATGCGCCCGGACGCCGACCGCGTCCGCGCCCGCCTCACCGACGTGACCGGAAGCGGGCGCTCGTCGTGACGACACACGGCGCCGGGCCGCCGTCGACGCCGTGGCGCCGGAGGTCCGGCCGGCACGGCTCAGCCGGCCTGTCGTCCTTCCGCCCGTTCGGCCGCCAGCGCCGCGAGTTCGCGGGCGACCGCGCTGTTGTGCGCGGCGGCGTCGGCGCGGGCCTTGGCGGGGCTCCAGCGTCCGGCGAGCAGCCAGATGGACGGCAGGAAGACCAGTTGGCCGATGAAGCAGAGCCACCACCAACGCTGCCACTGCTCCGGGCCGTCCTCGGTCGCCTTCCGCACCGCCGGCGCCTCCTTCTGCAGGGAGGCCAGCGCGGACGCGACCGCGGGGTCCTTCAGGCCGCGGCCGTAGGTGTTCAGGAACGTCAGATCGGCCGGCGGGACCGCGGCCAGCGCGGTGAGTTTCGCGCGCGCCTGCTGGACGGCGGGCCCGTCGGTGCGCAGCAGGACGAGGTCGGCCGGCGGGACCTCGGCCAGCGCCTGCAGGTCCGCGGTCGCCGTGGCGACCGGCACGTGCAGTCCGGCCGCTATCTCGCCGACGGCCTTGGCCAGGGTGGCCGGGTCGGTGGCGCCGGTGGCCAGGGCGGTCTGGGTGGCCGGGTCGAGGGTGGCGGCGGTGGCGAGCTGCGCCCGGTAGCGCGTGCTGAGCGTCATCACCCGGGCGATCTCGCCGACCGGTTTGCCGGAGATCTGGCTCAGCGCCGCGGCCTGCGCCTTCTGGTCGTCCGGGTGCGCGATCAGGGCAGTGGAGACGGACGGTGACAGGCGCGCGGCGGTCGCGACCTCGGCGGAGTCCCGCGCGGCCAGCTGCTGCGCCCTGGCCGCGATGCCCGGGTCCGCCGCCACCGCCTTGACGATCGCGTTCTGCGACGCGCTCAGGTTCGGGTCCTTGCCCGCCACCGCGGCTTCGACCTGCGGCCCGTGGTCCACCAGGGTCTCGGCGGCGGGGATCGCGAAGGTCACCGAGCCCAGGGTCGCCACGACGATGACGCGCAGCATCGCGCCCCAGATCGCCAGGCCGGTGGCGGTGGCGGCCGGGCTGTGCTTCTCCACGGTCTCGGTGAAAGCGGCCATCCACGCGGAGAGGGCGATCGCGCTGCCGACCGAGATGAGCGCGATGATCCACGCGAAGTGGTAGTAGCCGGTGTCGGCGTGCGTGGTGGCCAGGGCGAACAGCGCCACGCCGACGGCGCTGACGGCCGCGCCGACCACCATGAACGGCTTGCGCACGCGCAGCCGGTCGGACACCACGCCGGCGATGACCAGAGCGACGGCCTGCAGACCCCAGTACCAGTTGCCCAGGGCGTTGGCGCGGGCCAGGCTGTAGCCGAAGGTCGTGGTGTAGAAGACCACGAACAGGCCGACGGCCATGTAGAAGAACAGCAGGAAGGCGCCGATCCCGAACGCCGGTCCGATCACGTCGGTCCGCAGCACCTGCCGCCACCGGCCGTCCACGGCCCGGTCCGGGTCGACCCCGCGGGCCCGCGCCTCGACCACGGCCTGGTCCCGCAGGCTGACCATCAACTGGTCGCGCAGCCGCGGCGCCAGCTCCCGCAGGCCCACGAACGCGATCACGAACACCCCCAGACCCACGACGCCGCAGAACCGGAACTGGTACTGCCAGTCGGGGTGCGAGGTGAGGGTGTTGCTGGAGACCTCGGTCACCAACAGCGAGCCGACCACCGGCCCCAGCGTCCACAGGCCCATCGCCGAGGCCCGGCCGACCTGCGGCGAGAAGTCCCGCACCAGCGCCGGGCTGGCCACCAGGACGACGCCCTCGACGATGCTGACCAGTCCGAACAGCACCAGGTACGTCAGCTTGGTGTGCGCGTTCGGCAGCCCGAACAGCACCAGCCCTCCGGTCAGGGCCAGTCCGTAGACCACCAGGTTCGCGCGGCCCCAGCGGTCCGCGAGCCCGGCGACGACCGATCCCACGGCGCCGAGCCCGTAACCGGTCACGATCACGGCGATGAAGTACGCCAGCGACATGTGCAGGTTCGCGGCGATCTGCGTCGAGACCGCGTTCTGCACGAAGAGCTCGTAGTACAGCGTCACCGTGCTCACCACGATGATGCCGAGATAGAGCGCGCGCGCTCCGTTCCCGGGATACCGGTCGAGTTGGCGTCCCCACAGCCCGCGCCGGGCGTCGATCGGCGGCGCGGCCGGGATGGTCGGTGCTGACATGTCGGTACCCCTTCTGTCGGAGCAGGTGGGAGTCCGCTGGTGGCAGAGCACCGGAGGGGCCTCCGGCCGCCGACCGCAGGCCGGCGCTGTGCGGCGGCGCACGCGGGCCGGAGTTCCCGACCGCCCCGGCGGCCCGCGCTGCCTCAGCGGACCCTGGACCGCCGGGAGGCGCCGGACCCCGCGCCCGCGGGCAGCGGCGCGGACCCCGTCGAGTCGGTGGTCGCGGCGGCGGCGAAGACTCCCGGAGCTTGTCGTCTCTTCATGCCGCTCATCGTGACGACGCGGTCGCCGAAGAGCTTCTCCGCCATTGCCGCGCCGCGGCGGAGCCGGTGCCCCGGGGGCCGACCGCACGGCGGCGATGCCGGACCCGACCCCCGGAAGTACAGATGCGTCGCCTGTCCGCCGGCCACTGATCCCGTGGTGGGGGCGGCGACCGACATGGGCGTCGAGCGCCTCGACGCGGTCTCCGCACGGGCGCGTGCGGCGGTCCGCGCTCAGACCGCGGTGCGTGGCAGGTCGAGGGAGCGGTTCTCCTCCACCACGCCGTAGCCGGCGCTGGTGTACAGGCTCATCGCCACGTCGTTGCCGCCCCACACGGTGAACATCAGCGTCGTGTCGCCGGCGGCGAGCGTGGCGCGCTCGCCGACCGCCATCGCCGCCCGCCCGTAGCCCTTGCCGCGGTGCTGCTCGTGGACGTGCAGCGAGTAGCCGTACGTGACCCCGGGCAGGTGCCCGTGCCTCAGCCAGCCGGTGCCGATCGGCTCACCGCTCGCGGCTTCGAGCACCAGGAGCGTGGTGTCGGGCGTCGCCAGGCCGTCGGGGAGGAGCCGCGCGAAGTCGCGGTCGGACTTGCGTACCGCGTCCTCCCGGCTCAGGGCTCCTGCCCTGACGATCCCCGCGACGTACGACGCCCGCTCGGCGGACAGCCAGGCCGTGAAGTCGGCCTCGGTCATCCGCCGGGCGGTGACGCCTCCGGGCGCCTGCGGCGGCGGGTCGGCGAGCCGCGCCCTCGTCTGGGCGCGCAGGCCGTAGCCGGCGAAGAGTTCGCCGCCGGGCTCGGTGAGGGCCACGTCCACCCGATGTGCACCGCGGTCCGCGCACCACTGCTCGGCCCACTCCCGCGCGGCCTCTTCGAATCCTCGGCCCGCGTGCTCGGCGTCGACGTGGAGGTCGCCGATGCGGCCCGCAAGCGTGCCGTCGTCGTCGGACACGGCGACGGCGACGTGTCCGACCACCGCACCGGCGTCCACGATCCGGGCGACGGTCCACTCGGCGGCGGTCTCCCGCAGGTGCTCCAGCATGCGATCCGCCGCGGCCGTACCGAGCCCGACCGCGGTGTAGGAGGCGCGCCGCCGCTGCTCGAAGTCCACCTGCCACCGTGTGCGGCCGGGGCTGTCGTCGAGAACGTATTCCGTCATCCGATCAGACTATCCACGTGATCAACCAGGAACTCCAGCCCGGTCGGTGCCGCTGCTTCGTGCCGAGTGCTTCGTGCCGAGTGAGGCCGCGAACCGGTCCAGCAGGTCGAGCGCCACGGCGCCGCCGTCCGCCTCGGTGACGGCGGAGCCGCGCAACCGCGGGGCGCGGCCGGGCGAACGGCGGACCCGTTCGCTCGGCCGCGGCCCCGGGCGTCGAAGAGCCGTCGGCGAGGCGGCAGGAAGCGGCGGGACACGCGACGGGATGCGGCCGGCCGTCAGACGCTCGTGCAGGTGCCGCCGTTGAGGGTGAAGGAGGTCGGCGCGGGGTTGGTGCCGCCCTGGTCGGCGAGGAAGCCGACCGTGACGGAGCCGCCCGCGGGGATGGAGGTGGTGTAGTCCACCGGGGTCACCGTCACCGCGCCGCCGCTCTGGGCGGGCGTGCCGCCCCACATCTGGGTGATGGTCTGGCCGGCGGTGAAGGTGAAGGCGAGGGTCCAGCCGGTGAGCGCGGCGCTGCCGGTGTTGCGGATGGTGATCTCGCCCTGGAAGCCGCCGGTCCAGCTGCCCGTGACCTGGTAGCCGACGCCGCAGCCGCCCGCGGAGGAGCCGGTGGACGTGGTGACGGTGACGGTGGAGCTGCGGGACGAGCGGTTGCCCGCCGCGTCGCGCGCGTACACCGCGAAGGTGTAGGCGGTGCCGGCGGTCAAGCCGGTGACGGTGGCCTGATTGGTCGTGGCGGACGCCGCGGCGCTCTCGGTGCCGCCGCTCACCCGGACGACGTCGTAGCCGGCGACGCCGGTGTTGTCGGTGGAGGCGGTCCAGCTCAGCGTGACCGAGGTGGCCGTAATCCCGGTGGCGGTGGGGGTCCCGGGCGCGCTGGGCGCCTGGGTGTCGGCGCCGGAGGAGGAGCCCACCGTGACGACGAACGTCGTGATGCTCGACGCCGGGAGCGTGGCGGTGAGGGTGCCGTTCGCCAGGGTGGGCCCGCTCAGCGCCGCGAGGGTCCGGGAACCGTCCGTCACCCAGGAGGACACGCTGGACGCGGTGGTGTTCGCCAGGGTGAACTGCTGGCTCACCGCGCCGGTTCCCTTGTTGACGGCCACGATGACCACGTTGGAGCCGCCGGCGTAGGCAGAGGTGTAGACGTTGCTCTGGGGATTGGCAGCGGCGTCGACGCGGACGTACCCCGGGCGGACGAACTTCGAGAAGTGCGCCATG from Actinacidiphila sp. DG2A-62 includes:
- a CDS encoding GNAT family N-acetyltransferase, with the protein product MTEYVLDDSPGRTRWQVDFEQRRRASYTAVGLGTAAADRMLEHLRETAAEWTVARIVDAGAVVGHVAVAVSDDDGTLAGRIGDLHVDAEHAGRGFEEAAREWAEQWCADRGAHRVDVALTEPGGELFAGYGLRAQTRARLADPPPQAPGGVTARRMTEADFTAWLSAERASYVAGIVRAGALSREDAVRKSDRDFARLLPDGLATPDTTLLVLEAASGEPIGTGWLRHGHLPGVTYGYSLHVHEQHRGKGYGRAAMAVGERATLAAGDTTLMFTVWGGNDVAMSLYTSAGYGVVEENRSLDLPRTAV
- a CDS encoding tetratricopeptide repeat protein, coding for MVISAIDGMGGVGKSALAVHAAHRLAERFPDGQLFLDLYGFTQGKAPRDPGDALAALLGGLGVPPQRIPGDVDARAALYRDRLSGTRTLVVLDNAADEDQVRPLLPAAGGCLVLITSRRRLTSLDDALPLSLDVLPVDAAVALLREASRHDTGSADESLWHQVAERCGRLPLALLIAAALLRTGGKAWDLRRLLHRLASRRSGDELAGYTVTGRSLAAVFDLSYRELSQRQRLLFRRLGLLPGPEIDAYAAAALLDADLDEADLLVQQLSDHSLLLGAAPGRYRVHDLIRAHARTLAAADPEDQREQARDRLFAYYQHTARRAGVLLDRVPRQGPGGPAPRHAPALPDEQSARTWLRVERAGLEGAFEQAHGRGMGAHTVALAAGLAQIMVTDGPWARALAVHETAAGHLGDRRGRAGALTDLGRVRRLTGDASGAADALGLALRLHAEVDEPLGRAGALVELVRVRHLTGDYAGAGEALAQALRLYRGLGNRHGQATVFAELGRVRYLTGEFTGAADALTRSLGLYRELGNRQGQATALSELGRVHSFVGDLAAAADALARALELNRELGNRQGQATALTDLGAVRRLAGDHTGAADALAQALQLYRDLGHRHGQALALAESGVVRRLAGDHTGAADALTRALRLYRELGHRGDEAWALNHYGTLLLAMGDRPRALALHLRALAVHRELSKHDDEAVSLEGIAECHLDAGDTVHGADRLRQALEIYRRLGMRPDADRVRARLTDVTGSGRSS
- a CDS encoding MFS transporter — protein: MSAPTIPAAPPIDARRGLWGRQLDRYPGNGARALYLGIIVVSTVTLYYELFVQNAVSTQIAANLHMSLAYFIAVIVTGYGLGAVGSVVAGLADRWGRANLVVYGLALTGGLVLFGLPNAHTKLTYLVLFGLVSIVEGVVLVASPALVRDFSPQVGRASAMGLWTLGPVVGSLLVTEVSSNTLTSHPDWQYQFRFCGVVGLGVFVIAFVGLRELAPRLRDQLMVSLRDQAVVEARARGVDPDRAVDGRWRQVLRTDVIGPAFGIGAFLLFFYMAVGLFVVFYTTTFGYSLARANALGNWYWGLQAVALVIAGVVSDRLRVRKPFMVVGAAVSAVGVALFALATTHADTGYYHFAWIIALISVGSAIALSAWMAAFTETVEKHSPAATATGLAIWGAMLRVIVVATLGSVTFAIPAAETLVDHGPQVEAAVAGKDPNLSASQNAIVKAVAADPGIAARAQQLAARDSAEVATAARLSPSVSTALIAHPDDQKAQAAALSQISGKPVGEIARVMTLSTRYRAQLATAATLDPATQTALATGATDPATLAKAVGEIAAGLHVPVATATADLQALAEVPPADLVLLRTDGPAVQQARAKLTALAAVPPADLTFLNTYGRGLKDPAVASALASLQKEAPAVRKATEDGPEQWQRWWWLCFIGQLVFLPSIWLLAGRWSPAKARADAAAHNSAVARELAALAAERAEGRQAG
- a CDS encoding RICIN domain-containing protein, which codes for MRIETRRRRGLARIGVVMAAVAALAIAVTAAPANAAAPAATPAGARKAAGTVSPADGIGNPTLRFANVNSGLCLAYDPESRGAARQEGCGDDNTVFWEAASNGNGAYELIDLHNNQCLSIAGGSRADGATVFVYNCANTADQLFTLVPEFAGYPGAYELVNVNSGKCVAVGGARKDYDAWVIQWSCAPSGEFMWRPY